The following are encoded in a window of Pseudalgibacter alginicilyticus genomic DNA:
- a CDS encoding tetratricopeptide repeat protein: protein MNNLKTIFSFLFVLAITQGYSQNYLNNFKSDICQCLQEKNVTYKNVDYEYNNCFIKNLVSYADMIDSEIQIEDQTKKYIEGQKIRNNLKKKFSYELMYSCDAYFYVVERGVFKVKENARQNVDSTQLQKFHELVAMSPKWQSYLYRAQHYYKLNDLQNAEKDILKAIELSPYKNNNKRIRAEKMLLGQIYEDQGKYSDAIQLYDKIAINELDTQVEIIKAISVRKRDGRYIPPSDVSDFNTVSDLGNTSFESINKEANVRRREANKNNQSQQNITTPVVSRSRETGVLPLSDSEKPKGIKSKDSAKSLRSLFKLE from the coding sequence GTTAGCTATCACTCAAGGCTATTCACAAAATTATCTCAATAATTTCAAATCAGATATTTGTCAGTGTCTACAAGAAAAAAATGTAACCTATAAAAATGTGGACTATGAATACAATAATTGTTTTATTAAAAATTTGGTTTCATATGCTGACATGATAGATTCGGAAATACAAATTGAAGACCAAACTAAAAAATATATTGAAGGACAAAAAATAAGAAATAACTTAAAAAAAAAGTTTAGCTATGAGCTTATGTATAGCTGTGATGCCTATTTTTATGTAGTAGAAAGAGGTGTGTTTAAAGTTAAAGAGAATGCGAGACAGAATGTTGATTCAACACAGCTTCAGAAATTTCATGAATTGGTTGCAATGAGTCCTAAATGGCAATCTTATTTATACAGGGCACAGCATTATTACAAGTTAAATGATTTACAAAATGCTGAAAAAGATATTCTTAAAGCTATAGAGTTGAGTCCTTACAAAAACAACAATAAAAGAATTAGAGCAGAGAAAATGCTTTTAGGGCAAATTTATGAAGACCAAGGGAAGTATAGTGATGCCATACAACTTTATGATAAAATAGCTATAAATGAGCTTGATACACAAGTGGAAATAATAAAGGCTATTTCAGTACGCAAAAGAGATGGTCGTTATATCCCTCCTTCAGATGTTTCGGATTTTAATACGGTAAGTGATTTAGGTAATACAAGCTTTGAATCAATAAATAAAGAAGCTAATGTAAGAAGAAGAGAGGCTAACAAAAACAATCAAAGTCAACAGAATATAACAACACCTGTAGTCAGTCGGTCAAGAGAAACGGGCGTTTTACCTTTAAGTGATTCAGAAAAACCAAAGGGAATTAAAAGCAAAGATTCTGCTAAATCTTTACGGTCACTTTTTAAATTAGAATAA